The Brumimicrobium sp. genomic interval TTTATAAAGAAGAAGATTTACAAAAAGCTATCGATTATGCTTTTTCAGAAGGAAAAACAGTGATATGTGAAGCGTTTATGGATGGTTTTGAGGTAACCTGTGGAGTATATCGTAATCAAGAGGGAGTGAATGCATTACCTTGTGTTGAGATAGTTCCTGAATCTGATTTCTTTGATTATGAAGCAAAGTACCAAGGAAAATCTCAAGAGATAGTTCCTGCACGTATTAGCGATGAATTAACAAAAGAAGTACAAGAATTGACTAAGAAAATTTATGACTTATTGCAATTGCGCTCGGTAGCTAGAGTAGATTATATGATTGTAAAGAATAAACCCTTTGTCATTGAAATAAATACAACGCCAGGTTTTACTCCAGAATCTTTGGTGCCTAAAATGCTTACGCATGAAGGAATTGCCATTCGTGATTTTTGGGAAAGTATTTATGCCTTTGAAAGGAACTTCTAAATTTTTTAATTGTTAAAGAATCTAAAGTAGTTACATATAAAAAAACAACTTACTACTTTATTCGTTATCTTCGATAAATATTATTTTATAAGAAATGGAATCAAATGAATTTTTAAATGATGTACACTTTCAGGATGTACAAGAGAAAAATGCTTTACAAGTAAAAACTTTCTTTAGAAATGTTTATCAATACATGTTTATTGCTCTAGGGATTTCAGGGTTAACTTCTTGGTATCTCGCTAGTTCAGGATTGTTTATTGACTGGTTTATTACAGCAGAAGGAGGTTTGAGCCCGCTTTTCTATGTAGTTGTATTTTCTCCTATTGCTTTGGTATTTCTTATTCAAGCTAAGGTGAATAGTTTTTCTATTGGAACTCTAACGGCATTATTCGTGCTGTATGCGGCTTTGATTGGTGCAAGTATTGCTTCAATCTTCTTTGTATATAGTATGGGAGACATTGCTATAACTTTCTTTGTAGCTGCAGGAGCATTCGCAGGAATGGCTATTTTGGGATATACTACTTCAACAGATTTATCTAAAATGGGAAGTTTACTATATATGGCGTTTATTGGGATTTTTATAGCAGCAATTGTTAATATGTTCCTAGGAAGCGAGATGTTATCCTATATCATATCAATTGTAGGGGTGTTTGTATTTACCGGATTGACTGCTTGGGAGATGCAGAAACTTAAAATAATTGCAACAGATCCTAGCTTAGATAGTGAAACTATGAAAAAAATGAGTCTGATAGGTGGATTAAGCCTTTATATTTTATTTGTAAACTTATTCCTTTCTCTATTACGTTTACTAGGAGGAGGAAGAGATTAATTAATACAACAATTTTTTTGATGTTTGTATCAACAAAAAAGGACTATTGTTGTTATATTTGAAGAAACTGAATTATTAATTTAAAAAAACAAAAAAATGGCATTTGAATTACCAAATTTACCTTATGCATACGATGCATTAGAGCCACATATTGATGCTAGAACTATGGAAATTCACCATGGAAAGCACCATGCAGGTTATACAAACAACTTAAATAATGCAATCGCAGGAACAGATTTAGAAGGTAAATCTATCGAAGAAGTATTAAAAGCAGGAAAGGATAAACCTGCTGTTAGAAATAATGGTGGTGGTTTCTATAACCATGATCTTTTCTGGAAAGTTATGTCACCAAACGGTGGAGGAGAACCAACAGGAGCAATTAAAGATGCAATCAATGCAAATTTTGGCTCTTTTGAGGCATTCAAAGATGCTTTCTCTAAAGCTGGTGCAACTCAATTTGGTTCAGGATGGGCTTGGTTATGTGTTCACCCTGGAGGGAAATTAGAAGTTTGTTCAACTGCAAATCAAGATAATCCAATTATCATGGGTAACTGTGGAACAGCTATCTTAGGAATTGATGTTTGGGAGCATGCTTATTATTTGAATTACCAAAACAGAAGACCTGATTACATTAATGCATTTTTCAATGTGATTAACTGGGATGAGGTTAATAAGCGTTTTGCTGCAGCAAAATAATTTTGTAATTATATAAATAAAAAAGCCTGAAGATTCTTCAGGCTTTTTTATTTGTATATAGTTTGTTTAATAT includes:
- a CDS encoding Bax inhibitor-1/YccA family protein; amino-acid sequence: MESNEFLNDVHFQDVQEKNALQVKTFFRNVYQYMFIALGISGLTSWYLASSGLFIDWFITAEGGLSPLFYVVVFSPIALVFLIQAKVNSFSIGTLTALFVLYAALIGASIASIFFVYSMGDIAITFFVAAGAFAGMAILGYTTSTDLSKMGSLLYMAFIGIFIAAIVNMFLGSEMLSYIISIVGVFVFTGLTAWEMQKLKIIATDPSLDSETMKKMSLIGGLSLYILFVNLFLSLLRLLGGGRD
- a CDS encoding superoxide dismutase, which produces MAFELPNLPYAYDALEPHIDARTMEIHHGKHHAGYTNNLNNAIAGTDLEGKSIEEVLKAGKDKPAVRNNGGGFYNHDLFWKVMSPNGGGEPTGAIKDAINANFGSFEAFKDAFSKAGATQFGSGWAWLCVHPGGKLEVCSTANQDNPIIMGNCGTAILGIDVWEHAYYLNYQNRRPDYINAFFNVINWDEVNKRFAAAK